A genome region from Yoonia vestfoldensis includes the following:
- a CDS encoding tyrosine recombinase XerC, with the protein MAFISPALTVTLDRWLDHERALAGVAENTLKAYRADVLGFMAFLTQHNGEAQGLAPLARVTLSDMRAWMAHERGRGVAARSLARSLSAVKSFYRWLAPREGFEPTAVLSTRAPKFQPKLPRPLTAPAANDMIDRIGLQARAPWVAARDTAVVILLYGCGLRISEALSLQGRDAPLPPVLRITGKGGKTRIVPVLDIAREAVAGYLRLCPHAQTADAPLFRAIRGGPLAPRAIQKVVEQTRLQLGLPATATPHALRHSFATHLMAAGGDLRSIQELLGHASLSTTQAYTAVDAAQLMAVYDRAHPKA; encoded by the coding sequence ATGGCTTTCATCTCGCCTGCGCTGACCGTGACGCTGGATCGCTGGCTGGACCATGAACGCGCGCTGGCCGGGGTGGCCGAGAACACGCTCAAGGCCTATCGCGCCGATGTGCTGGGCTTCATGGCGTTTCTGACGCAACACAACGGGGAAGCGCAGGGGTTGGCACCGCTGGCCCGCGTGACCCTGTCCGATATGCGGGCCTGGATGGCGCATGAACGCGGGCGCGGTGTGGCGGCACGCTCGCTGGCGCGGTCGCTCTCGGCGGTGAAATCGTTCTATCGCTGGCTGGCCCCGCGTGAGGGATTCGAACCAACGGCGGTGCTGTCCACCCGCGCGCCCAAATTCCAGCCCAAATTGCCCCGCCCGCTGACGGCCCCGGCCGCCAACGATATGATCGACCGGATCGGATTGCAGGCGCGCGCGCCTTGGGTGGCGGCGCGCGATACCGCTGTTGTCATCCTGCTTTATGGCTGCGGTTTGCGGATCTCCGAGGCGCTGTCGCTGCAAGGCCGCGATGCGCCGCTGCCGCCCGTGCTGCGGATCACCGGCAAAGGGGGCAAGACGCGGATCGTGCCGGTGCTTGATATCGCGCGCGAGGCTGTCGCGGGCTATCTGCGGCTTTGCCCCCACGCGCAGACCGCCGATGCGCCGCTGTTCCGCGCGATCCGTGGTGGTCCGCTTGCGCCGCGTGCGATCCAGAAGGTCGTGGAACAGACCCGCCTGCAACTGGGCCTGCCCGCAACCGCCACGCCACATGCGCTGCGCCATTCCTTTGCCACCCATCTGATGGCGGCAGGCGGTGATCTGCGCAGTATCCAGGAATTGCTGGGCCATGCCTCGCTTTCGACAACCCAGGCCTATACGGCCGTCGATGCCGCCCAATTGATGGCCGTCTATGACCGCGCCCATCCCAAAGCCTGA
- a CDS encoding DUF484 family protein → MTDPLLADDLRAKIIANPDFLLDDHDVMRALVGANGDARNGNIVDLRSIAMERLEARFDRLEDTHRNVIAAAYDNLAGTNQVHRAILRMLDAQTFAGFLADLSGDVADTLRVDAIRLALETDTPADHPDMDPAIVVVEAGFVDSYIKLGRNMPARQVTLRKFHNVGASLYGDRAPFVQSEACLKLDLGEGRRPAMLVMGSENPAQFGPSQGTDLLAFFTGVLERVLRRWLA, encoded by the coding sequence ATGACAGACCCTTTACTGGCGGATGATCTTCGCGCCAAAATTATCGCCAATCCCGATTTCCTCTTGGACGACCATGATGTGATGCGGGCGCTTGTCGGCGCGAATGGCGATGCGCGCAACGGCAATATCGTCGATCTGCGCAGCATCGCGATGGAACGGCTCGAGGCGCGATTCGACCGGCTCGAAGACACCCATCGCAATGTGATCGCCGCCGCCTATGACAATCTGGCCGGCACCAACCAGGTGCATCGCGCGATCCTGCGGATGCTGGATGCCCAGACCTTTGCCGGTTTTCTGGCCGATCTGAGCGGCGATGTCGCCGATACGCTGCGCGTCGATGCGATCCGGCTGGCGCTGGAAACGGATACACCCGCGGATCATCCCGACATGGACCCGGCCATCGTCGTGGTCGAGGCGGGCTTTGTCGATAGCTATATCAAGCTGGGCCGCAACATGCCTGCCCGGCAGGTCACTTTGCGTAAATTCCACAATGTCGGGGCCAGCCTTTACGGCGACCGCGCGCCCTTTGTTCAATCCGAAGCCTGCCTGAAACTCGACCTGGGCGAGGGCCGCCGCCCCGCGATGCTGGTCATGGGCAGCGAAAACCCCGCGCAATTCGGCCCGTCGCAAGGCACCGATCTGCTGGCCTTTTTCACCGGCGTTCTGGAACGGGTGCTGCGCCGCTGGCTGGCCTGA
- the fsa gene encoding fructose-6-phosphate aldolase, which yields MKFFVDTAELDQIKELHDLGMVDGVTTNPSLIAKSGRNILEVTKEICDLVKGPVSAEVVALDAETMLAEGRKLAKIADNIAVKVPLTWAGLKTCKTLSDEGIMVNVTLCFSANQALLAAKAGATFISPFIGRLDDINIDGLELIEDIRTIYDNYGFKTQILAASIRTANHMSDCAKIGADVATAPPAVIKAMANHILTDKGLAGFMADVEKAGIKIL from the coding sequence ATGAAGTTTTTCGTCGACACGGCCGAGCTTGACCAGATCAAGGAACTGCACGATCTCGGCATGGTGGACGGGGTCACCACGAACCCGTCGTTGATCGCGAAATCGGGGCGCAATATCCTCGAGGTCACCAAGGAAATCTGTGATCTTGTCAAAGGTCCGGTATCGGCCGAAGTCGTCGCATTGGATGCAGAAACGATGCTGGCCGAAGGCCGCAAGCTGGCCAAGATCGCCGATAATATCGCGGTCAAGGTGCCGCTGACCTGGGCCGGTCTGAAAACCTGCAAGACCTTGTCGGATGAGGGGATCATGGTCAATGTGACCCTGTGCTTTTCGGCCAATCAGGCGCTGCTGGCGGCCAAGGCGGGGGCGACTTTCATCAGCCCCTTTATCGGGCGGCTGGATGATATCAATATCGACGGTCTGGAATTGATCGAGGATATCCGTACGATCTATGACAATTACGGGTTCAAGACGCAGATCCTTGCCGCCTCGATCCGCACCGCCAACCATATGTCCGATTGCGCCAAAATCGGGGCTGATGTGGCCACTGCACCGCCTGCGGTGATCAAGGCGATGGCGAACCATATCCTGACCGACAAGGGTCTGGCAGGGTTCATGGCCGATGTGGAAAAAGCAGGTATCAAGATCCTGTGA
- a CDS encoding primosomal protein N', whose product MIPSYFPQGDLVGVLTTQPLDRLLDYKAPEGGCHLGAFVEVPLGPRKVLGVVWGPGQGDYDHAKIRSVIRVLDVAPMRQEMRDFLTRAADYTLTPMPAMLRLGTRAPGLGDAPSMRKVYRLGPRDPDRKTAARDKVLGVLRDYGGLAFTLGELAEAADVGTSVVKGLVAQGAVLEEDAPRDTPYPRLDPDYGGKALNPDQAAGAAALRTALRKDGYGTTLLKGVTGSGKTEVYLEAVAEALRMGKQALVLLPEIALSGEFIERVEARFGMRPAEWHSGVTMTERRRCWRMVGQGDAQLVVGARSALFLPFQNLGLIVVDEEHDTSYKQEDGVLYNARDMAVLRAALCGAQVVLASATPSLESWANAQAGKYARLDLTARFGAAVMPEMAAIDMRVEELPQGRWVSPTLRDAIADRLEKGEQSLIFLNRRGYAPVTLCRACGHQIGCDHCDARMVEHRFQNRLMCHQCGETKPIPVICPACGAADKLAAVGPGVERMGEEVAALFPQARIAVLSSDLYGSARAMKAHIAEIAQGGTDIIIGTQLVAKGHNFPHLTLVGVIDADLGLQGSDLRAAERTFQLMRQVAGRAGRAATPGAALLQTYQPDHPVIHAILNGDEESFWSAEATERRAAGVPPYGRMAGIILSGPDLKALFDLGNDMARRDAPLARIGAQVFGPAPAPIARVRGKHRLRLLVKADKSAPLQSALAQWVAQFRLPANLRLAIDIDPQSFY is encoded by the coding sequence ATGATCCCTAGCTATTTCCCCCAAGGCGATCTGGTCGGCGTGCTGACGACCCAACCGCTTGACCGGCTGTTGGATTACAAGGCCCCCGAAGGCGGCTGCCATCTGGGTGCCTTTGTCGAGGTGCCGCTGGGGCCGCGCAAGGTGTTGGGCGTCGTCTGGGGGCCGGGGCAGGGCGATTACGACCATGCAAAGATCCGGTCGGTGATCCGCGTGCTGGACGTGGCACCGATGCGCCAGGAAATGCGCGATTTCCTGACCCGTGCCGCCGATTACACGCTGACGCCGATGCCGGCGATGCTGCGCCTTGGCACCCGCGCGCCGGGGCTTGGCGATGCGCCTTCCATGCGCAAGGTTTACCGCCTTGGCCCCCGCGACCCCGACCGCAAAACCGCCGCCCGCGACAAGGTGCTGGGGGTGCTGCGCGATTATGGCGGGCTGGCCTTTACCCTTGGCGAATTGGCCGAGGCGGCGGATGTCGGCACATCGGTGGTCAAGGGGCTGGTCGCCCAAGGGGCGGTCCTAGAAGAAGACGCACCGCGCGACACGCCCTATCCGCGGCTTGATCCCGATTATGGCGGCAAGGCGCTGAACCCCGATCAGGCCGCGGGCGCCGCAGCTTTGCGCACGGCTTTGCGCAAGGATGGCTATGGCACGACCCTGCTGAAAGGCGTGACCGGATCCGGCAAGACTGAGGTCTATCTCGAGGCCGTCGCCGAAGCCCTGCGCATGGGCAAACAGGCGCTGGTGCTTTTGCCCGAAATCGCCCTGTCAGGCGAATTCATCGAACGGGTCGAGGCACGTTTCGGGATGCGGCCCGCCGAATGGCATTCGGGCGTGACCATGACCGAGCGGCGGCGCTGCTGGCGGATGGTCGGGCAGGGCGATGCGCAGCTGGTGGTCGGCGCAAGATCGGCCCTGTTCCTGCCGTTCCAGAACCTGGGGCTGATCGTGGTCGATGAAGAACATGACACCTCTTATAAACAAGAAGACGGCGTGCTTTATAACGCCCGCGACATGGCGGTGCTGCGCGCCGCGCTTTGCGGGGCGCAGGTGGTGCTGGCCTCGGCCACACCCAGCCTTGAAAGCTGGGCCAATGCGCAGGCGGGCAAATATGCGCGGCTGGACCTGACCGCACGGTTCGGCGCAGCTGTCATGCCGGAAATGGCCGCCATTGATATGCGGGTCGAGGAATTGCCGCAGGGGCGGTGGGTTTCACCCACCCTACGCGATGCCATCGCCGACCGTCTGGAGAAAGGCGAACAATCGCTGATCTTTCTGAACCGGCGCGGCTATGCGCCGGTCACGCTCTGCCGGGCCTGCGGGCATCAGATCGGCTGCGATCATTGCGATGCGCGGATGGTCGAACACCGGTTTCAAAACCGGCTGATGTGCCATCAATGCGGCGAAACCAAACCGATCCCCGTGATCTGCCCCGCCTGCGGGGCCGCCGACAAACTTGCCGCTGTCGGCCCCGGCGTGGAACGGATGGGCGAAGAAGTCGCCGCGCTCTTCCCCCAAGCGCGGATCGCGGTGCTGTCATCGGATCTCTATGGATCGGCCCGCGCGATGAAGGCCCATATCGCCGAGATCGCCCAAGGCGGCACCGATATCATCATCGGCACGCAATTGGTCGCCAAAGGGCATAATTTTCCGCATCTCACGCTGGTCGGGGTGATCGACGCCGATCTTGGGCTGCAAGGCTCCGACCTGCGGGCGGCTGAACGGACCTTCCAGCTGATGCGACAGGTCGCAGGCCGCGCCGGGCGCGCCGCAACGCCCGGTGCGGCGCTGTTGCAGACCTATCAGCCCGATCATCCGGTGATCCATGCGATCCTGAACGGGGATGAGGAAAGCTTCTGGTCGGCCGAGGCGACTGAGCGCCGCGCCGCAGGCGTGCCGCCTTACGGGCGGATGGCGGGGATCATCCTCAGCGGGCCGGATCTCAAGGCGCTCTTCGATCTGGGCAATGACATGGCGCGGCGCGACGCGCCCTTGGCCCGGATCGGGGCGCAGGTCTTTGGCCCGGCCCCCGCCCCGATCGCGCGGGTGCGCGGCAAACACCGCCTGCGGCTGCTGGTCAAGGCCGATAAATCCGCGCCACTGCAGTCAGCCCTTGCACAATGGGTCGCGCAATTCCGGCTGCCCGCGAACCTGCGTCTTGCAATCGACATCGACCCGCAAAGCTTCTACTAG
- a CDS encoding thymidine kinase — protein MAKLYFNYSTMNAGKSTVLLQASHNYIERGMQTYLMIAQLDHRAGRGRIGSRIGIGADADTFAPGEDLFAKIKARLDSGPCACVFIDEAQFLDPDQVWQLARAVDDLGVPIMTFGLRVDFLGALFPGSAALLALADEMREVRTICHCGKKATMVVRKDAQGRVMTAGDQIVIGGNDRYVSLCRRHWRQEMGEVVPEKKNFSASGGDI, from the coding sequence ATGGCCAAGCTTTATTTCAATTATTCCACCATGAATGCGGGCAAATCGACTGTCTTGTTGCAGGCGTCGCATAATTACATCGAACGCGGGATGCAGACCTATCTGATGATCGCGCAGCTGGATCATCGCGCCGGGCGTGGCCGGATCGGCAGCCGGATCGGGATTGGTGCCGATGCCGATACTTTCGCCCCCGGCGAGGATCTGTTTGCCAAGATCAAGGCCCGGCTGGACTCTGGCCCCTGCGCCTGCGTCTTCATCGACGAGGCGCAATTTCTGGACCCCGATCAGGTCTGGCAACTGGCCCGCGCGGTGGATGATCTGGGCGTGCCGATCATGACTTTTGGCCTGCGCGTGGATTTTCTGGGCGCGCTGTTTCCCGGCTCTGCCGCGCTGCTGGCGCTGGCGGATGAAATGCGCGAGGTCCGCACGATCTGCCATTGCGGCAAGAAGGCGACGATGGTTGTGCGCAAGGATGCCCAAGGCCGCGTGATGACAGCCGGCGACCAGATCGTCATTGGCGGGAATGATCGCTATGTGTCGCTCTGCCGTCGTCACTGGCGGCAGGAAATGGGCGAGGTCGTGCCGGAAAAGAAAAACTTTTCAGCCTCCGGCGGGGATATTTAG
- the arsH gene encoding arsenical resistance protein ArsH, with the protein MDLSDLPNITQGALQPLDHAALAGPDDAGHPPRILLLYGSLRPLSYSRLCAEEGARVLRALGCETRFFDPAGLPLPDDGVDADHPKVAELRALALWSEGMVWSSPERHGAMTGIMKTQIDWLPLSPIGGIRPTQGKTLALMQVSGGSQSFNTVNQMRILGRWMRLITIPNQSSVPMAWKEFEDGRMKPSPLYNRIVDVMEELARFTLMTRSRDKMLTDRYSERVESLQDVHQRVSG; encoded by the coding sequence ATGGACCTGTCCGACCTGCCCAATATCACACAAGGCGCCTTGCAGCCCTTGGACCATGCCGCCCTAGCGGGGCCGGATGATGCGGGCCATCCGCCGCGGATCTTGTTGCTCTATGGATCGCTGCGCCCGCTGAGCTATTCGCGGCTCTGCGCCGAAGAAGGCGCGCGGGTGCTGCGCGCGCTGGGCTGCGAGACGCGGTTTTTCGACCCTGCGGGCCTGCCATTGCCCGATGACGGCGTCGATGCCGACCATCCCAAGGTCGCCGAATTGCGCGCGCTTGCGCTTTGGTCCGAGGGCATGGTCTGGTCCAGCCCCGAACGGCATGGCGCGATGACGGGTATCATGAAAACCCAAATCGACTGGCTGCCGCTGTCGCCCATCGGTGGCATCCGCCCGACGCAGGGCAAGACGCTGGCGCTGATGCAGGTTTCGGGCGGGTCGCAATCCTTCAACACGGTCAACCAGATGCGGATTCTGGGGCGCTGGATGCGGCTGATCACGATCCCGAACCAATCATCCGTCCCGATGGCATGGAAGGAATTCGAGGATGGGCGGATGAAGCCATCGCCGCTGTACAACCGGATCGTCGATGTGATGGAGGAACTGGCCCGCTTTACCCTGATGACCCGCAGCCGCGACAAGATGCTGACGGATCGCTATTCCGAACGGGTCGAGAGCTTGCAGGATGTGCATCAGCGGGTCAGCGGTTAG
- a CDS encoding beta-ketoacyl-ACP synthase III, with amino-acid sequence MYKAAITGTGVFTPSQAITNDELVAAFNAHADLWNAQHADAIAAGAVAAKPHSSADFILAASGIEQRYVLDKSGLMDPARMFPRLPQRPDDAPGYMAEIGLDAAQKALAAAGVDAADVDLVICAASNMERAYPAIAVEIQQLLGAGGFAFDMNVACSSATFGIQTAADMIRAGSIRRALVVNPEICSAHLEWRDRDCHFIFGDVATATLLERDEGLTAPHFKLRSTRCATQFSNNIRNNNGYLRRTHDAMEDRRDMQFMQNGRKVFKEVLPLVSQHIADHLQAEGVAADSLRRLWLHQANKTMNDYIGRKVLGRVPTADEQPNILQDYANTSSAGSIIAFAKHSADLVAGDKGLICSFGAGYSVGSVIVERA; translated from the coding sequence ATGTACAAGGCAGCCATCACCGGAACCGGGGTTTTCACCCCGTCACAGGCCATTACCAATGACGAATTGGTCGCGGCCTTCAACGCCCATGCCGACCTGTGGAACGCGCAACATGCAGATGCCATCGCGGCGGGCGCGGTTGCGGCGAAACCGCATTCCTCGGCAGACTTCATCCTTGCCGCCTCGGGGATCGAACAGCGCTATGTGCTGGACAAATCCGGGCTGATGGACCCCGCGCGCATGTTTCCGCGTCTGCCGCAACGCCCCGATGACGCGCCGGGCTATATGGCCGAAATCGGTCTGGACGCCGCGCAAAAGGCGCTGGCGGCGGCGGGCGTCGATGCCGCCGACGTCGATCTGGTGATCTGTGCTGCATCCAATATGGAACGCGCCTATCCGGCGATTGCGGTGGAAATCCAGCAGCTTTTGGGCGCGGGCGGCTTTGCCTTTGACATGAATGTCGCCTGTTCAAGCGCGACCTTCGGCATCCAGACCGCCGCCGATATGATCCGCGCGGGCTCAATCCGCCGCGCGCTGGTGGTGAACCCCGAGATTTGCAGCGCCCATCTGGAATGGCGCGACCGCGATTGCCATTTCATCTTTGGCGATGTGGCGACAGCGACTTTGCTGGAACGCGACGAGGGCCTGACCGCCCCGCATTTCAAACTGCGATCCACCCGCTGCGCCACGCAATTCAGCAACAATATCCGCAACAACAACGGCTATCTGCGCCGCACCCATGACGCGATGGAGGACCGCCGCGACATGCAATTCATGCAAAACGGGCGCAAGGTCTTTAAAGAGGTGCTGCCGCTGGTCAGCCAGCATATCGCCGACCATCTGCAGGCCGAAGGCGTGGCTGCCGACAGCCTGCGCCGTCTTTGGCTGCATCAGGCCAACAAGACGATGAATGATTACATCGGCCGCAAAGTGCTGGGCCGCGTGCCCACAGCGGATGAGCAGCCCAATATCCTGCAAGATTACGCCAATACGTCATCGGCGGGGTCGATCATCGCCTTTGCCAAACATTCCGCCGATCTGGTGGCAGGTGACAAAGGGCTGATCTGTTCCTTCGGGGCCGGCTATTCGGTGGGATCGGTGATCGTGGAACGGGCCTAA
- the carB gene encoding carbamoyl-phosphate synthase large subunit has product MPKRTDIKSIMIIGAGPIIIGQACEFDYSGAQACKALREEGYRVILVNSNPATIMTDPGLADATYIEPITPEIVAKIIEKERPDALLPTMGGQTGLNTSLALADMGVLEKFGVEMIGAKREAIEMAEDRKLFREAMDRLGIENPKATIITAPKGDNGKRDIKAGLQLAIDAIEYVGLPAIIRPAFTLGGTGGGVAYNREQYEYYCRTGMEASPVGQILVDESLLGWKEFEMEVVRDKADNAIIVCAIENVDPMGVHTGDSITVAPALTLTDKEYQIMRNGSIAVLREIGVETGGSNVQWAINPADGRMVVIEMNPRVSRSSALASKATGFPIAKIAAKLAVGYTLDELDNDITGVTPASFEPTIDYVVTKIPRFAFEKFAGSEPHLTTAMKSVGEAMAIGRTFHESMQKALASMETGLTGFDEIAIPGAPDAAAITKALAQQTPDRIRVIAQAMRHGMSDEDIHAVTKFDPWFLARIREIIDAEAEIRKSGLPVTETGLRRIKMMGFTDARLANLTGRSEDNVRRARHNLGVTAVFKRIDTCGAEFEAQTPYMYSTYETPVMGEVECEARPSDRKKVVILGGGPNRIGQGIEFDYCCCHACYALTDQGYETIMINCNPETVSTDYDTSDRLYFEPLTFEHVMEILRVEQENGVLHGVIVQFGGQTPLKLANALHDAGIPILGTTPDAIDLAEDRERFQQLVQKLGLKQPVNGIAHSDAEAFEIAKTIGFPLVIRPSYVLGGRAMEIVRDQAQLERYISDAVVVSGDSPVLLDSYLSGAVEVDVDCLSDGNATHVAGIMQHIEEAGVHSGDSACSLPPYSLSAAMIAEIRSQTEKLAKALNVVGLMNIQFAVKNEEVYLIEVNPRASRTVPFVAKATDSAIASIAARLMAGEPLSNFPLRAPYPVTENPMDVLPLGDAFTLADPNTPWFSVKEAVLPFARFPGVDTILGPEMRSTGEVMGWDRSFPRAFLKAQMGAGTNLPTTGTVFISIRDEDKTADMVEAGKILLSLGFQIVATRGTAGWLTEQQIECEIVNKVYEGGLTIVDRLKDGHIALVFNTTEGAQAVEDSRDIRAVALYDKIPYFTTAAASHAAVLAMQAREEGDIGVRALQG; this is encoded by the coding sequence ATGCCAAAGCGGACCGACATCAAATCAATCATGATCATTGGCGCGGGTCCCATCATTATCGGGCAGGCCTGCGAATTCGATTATTCCGGCGCACAGGCCTGCAAGGCCCTGCGCGAAGAAGGCTATCGGGTGATCCTCGTCAATTCCAACCCGGCCACGATCATGACCGATCCGGGCCTGGCCGATGCCACCTATATCGAACCGATCACGCCGGAAATCGTCGCCAAGATCATCGAAAAGGAACGCCCCGATGCTTTGTTGCCCACGATGGGCGGGCAAACCGGGCTGAACACCTCGCTGGCGCTGGCCGATATGGGCGTGCTGGAAAAATTCGGGGTCGAGATGATCGGCGCCAAACGCGAAGCCATCGAGATGGCCGAAGACCGCAAACTTTTCCGCGAGGCGATGGACCGTCTCGGCATCGAAAACCCCAAGGCCACGATCATCACCGCGCCCAAGGGCGACAATGGCAAGCGCGACATCAAGGCGGGGCTGCAACTGGCCATCGACGCCATCGAATATGTCGGCCTGCCCGCGATCATCCGCCCCGCCTTTACCCTTGGCGGCACCGGCGGCGGCGTGGCCTATAACCGTGAACAATATGAATATTATTGCCGCACGGGGATGGAGGCGTCACCCGTTGGGCAGATTCTTGTCGATGAATCCCTGCTGGGCTGGAAAGAATTCGAGATGGAGGTCGTGCGCGACAAGGCCGACAACGCCATCATCGTCTGCGCCATCGAAAACGTCGATCCGATGGGCGTGCATACCGGCGATAGTATCACTGTCGCCCCTGCCCTGACCCTGACCGACAAGGAATACCAGATCATGCGCAACGGCAGCATTGCCGTTCTGCGCGAAATCGGCGTCGAAACCGGCGGGTCCAACGTGCAATGGGCGATCAACCCCGCCGATGGCCGCATGGTCGTGATCGAGATGAACCCGCGGGTATCGCGGTCCTCGGCGCTTGCGTCCAAGGCCACCGGTTTCCCGATTGCGAAAATCGCGGCGAAACTGGCAGTGGGCTATACGCTGGATGAATTGGACAATGATATCACCGGCGTCACGCCCGCGTCTTTCGAGCCGACGATTGATTATGTCGTCACGAAAATCCCGCGCTTTGCCTTTGAAAAATTCGCAGGTTCCGAACCGCATCTGACCACGGCGATGAAATCCGTGGGCGAGGCGATGGCCATTGGCCGCACCTTCCACGAATCGATGCAAAAGGCGCTGGCCTCTATGGAAACCGGCCTGACGGGGTTCGACGAAATCGCCATCCCCGGCGCGCCCGACGCCGCCGCCATCACCAAGGCACTGGCCCAGCAGACCCCGGACCGTATCCGCGTCATTGCGCAGGCCATGCGCCACGGCATGTCGGATGAGGATATCCATGCGGTCACCAAATTTGACCCATGGTTCCTAGCCCGCATCCGCGAGATTATTGACGCCGAGGCCGAGATCCGCAAATCCGGCCTGCCGGTGACCGAAACCGGCCTGCGCCGTATCAAGATGATGGGTTTCACCGATGCCCGTCTGGCCAATCTGACCGGCCGGTCAGAGGATAACGTCCGCCGCGCGCGCCATAATCTGGGCGTCACGGCCGTGTTCAAACGCATCGACACCTGCGGCGCGGAATTCGAGGCGCAGACGCCTTATATGTATTCCACCTATGAAACCCCCGTCATGGGCGAGGTCGAATGCGAGGCCCGCCCATCGGATCGCAAGAAGGTCGTCATCCTTGGCGGCGGCCCGAACCGGATCGGGCAGGGGATCGAATTTGATTATTGCTGTTGCCATGCCTGCTATGCCCTGACCGATCAGGGCTATGAGACGATCATGATCAACTGCAATCCCGAAACCGTTTCCACGGATTACGACACATCGGACCGGCTCTATTTCGAGCCGCTGACCTTTGAACATGTGATGGAAATCCTGCGGGTCGAACAGGAAAACGGCGTGCTGCATGGTGTGATCGTGCAATTCGGCGGGCAAACGCCGCTGAAGCTCGCCAATGCTTTGCATGATGCGGGGATCCCGATCCTTGGCACCACGCCCGATGCCATCGATCTGGCCGAAGACCGCGAACGGTTCCAGCAGCTGGTGCAGAAACTGGGGCTGAAACAGCCCGTCAACGGCATCGCCCATTCCGACGCCGAGGCCTTCGAGATCGCCAAGACCATCGGTTTCCCGCTGGTGATCCGCCCATCCTATGTGTTGGGGGGGCGCGCGATGGAAATCGTGCGCGATCAGGCGCAGCTGGAACGCTATATTTCGGACGCCGTGGTCGTATCGGGTGACAGCCCGGTCTTGCTTGACAGCTATCTGTCGGGCGCGGTCGAGGTGGATGTCGATTGTCTGTCCGACGGCAATGCCACCCATGTTGCCGGCATCATGCAGCATATCGAAGAAGCGGGTGTGCATTCCGGTGACAGCGCCTGTTCGCTGCCGCCCTATTCGCTGTCGGCGGCGATGATCGCGGAAATCCGCAGCCAGACCGAAAAACTGGCCAAGGCGCTGAATGTCGTCGGGCTGATGAATATCCAATTCGCCGTCAAGAACGAAGAAGTCTATCTAATCGAGGTGAACCCCCGCGCCTCGCGCACCGTGCCTTTCGTGGCCAAGGCCACCGATAGCGCCATTGCATCCATCGCCGCACGGCTGATGGCGGGCGAGCCTTTGTCCAATTTCCCGCTGCGCGCGCCCTATCCGGTCACCGAAAACCCGATGGATGTGCTGCCTTTGGGCGATGCCTTCACGCTGGCCGACCCCAACACCCCGTGGTTTTCGGTGAAAGAGGCCGTGCTGCCCTTTGCCCGTTTCCCCGGCGTTGACACGATCCTTGGCCCCGAAATGCGGTCTACCGGCGAAGTCATGGGCTGGGACCGGTCCTTTCCGCGTGCCTTCCTCAAGGCGCAGATGGGTGCGGGCACCAACCTGCCCACGACAGGGACCGTGTTCATTTCGATCCGTGACGAAGACAAGACGGCCGATATGGTCGAAGCGGGAAAAATCCTGCTATCGCTTGGGTTTCAGATCGTGGCGACGCGCGGCACCGCCGGTTGGCTGACCGAACAGCAGATTGAGTGCGAGATCGTCAACAAGGTCTATGAAGGCGGGCTGACCATCGTTGATCGGCTCAAAGACGGCCATATCGCGCTGGTCTTCAACACCACCGAAGGCGCCCAGGCGGTCGAGGACAGCCGCGACATCCGTGCCGTCGCGCTGTATGACAAGATCCCCTATTTCACCACCGCCGCCGCCAGCCATGCCGCCGTGCTGGCCATGCAGGCCCGCGAAGAGGGCGATATCGGCGTGCGCGCCTTGCAGGGCTAA